A DNA window from Polyangium spumosum contains the following coding sequences:
- a CDS encoding cytochrome c3 family protein has product MMMMNASKGNASRARNDRRSNGRPLPGWLALVACLSALVLGLVGPDASAQPVPETPPPEDAPAESAAPPAPPPGGYKSGLHPMPNDAETPLAFMPPGSGASPVPSEEIYPPQTITIRFNHKKHTKDLKQTCKSCHAAAYTSDKVADRLMPKAEQCDACHDVDHSDLNAVKAGTDANGQCVFCHIGDKAGANGAVAPMVLPNANLVFTHKKHLDRNIQCGQCHGQVGELELATRDQLPRMAGCFACHNMSGAAQGQAKGACTTCHTARNDGRMLTSFTTGNLVPPQWMHNAAHTPDFIERHKSVAANDSAFCGSCHTVNECTDCHDGRVRPRKVHPNDWLSIHAQSARQDNPRCSSCHQAQTFCGDCHRRVGVARDTASGNRLTGRRFHPPAAEFTTAPRGPNHHAWEAMRNLNACVSCHTERDCATCHATKGLSGGHGVNPHPLGFRDKCAVAFARNPRPCLVCHQSSDPLVRACQ; this is encoded by the coding sequence ATGATGATGATGAACGCCTCCAAGGGAAACGCGTCACGCGCGCGCAACGATCGTCGATCGAACGGACGACCGCTGCCGGGTTGGCTCGCCCTCGTGGCGTGCCTGTCGGCGCTCGTGCTCGGCCTCGTGGGCCCCGACGCCTCGGCGCAGCCGGTCCCCGAGACGCCGCCTCCCGAGGACGCCCCCGCGGAGAGCGCGGCGCCGCCCGCGCCGCCTCCGGGTGGCTACAAGAGCGGCCTGCATCCGATGCCGAACGACGCCGAGACGCCGCTCGCGTTCATGCCTCCCGGCAGCGGGGCGAGCCCCGTCCCGAGCGAGGAGATCTACCCGCCGCAGACGATCACGATCCGCTTCAACCACAAGAAGCACACGAAGGATCTCAAGCAGACCTGCAAGTCCTGCCACGCGGCCGCGTACACGAGCGACAAGGTCGCCGATCGTCTGATGCCGAAGGCCGAGCAGTGCGACGCCTGCCACGACGTCGATCACTCGGACCTGAACGCGGTGAAGGCGGGGACGGACGCGAACGGGCAGTGCGTCTTCTGCCACATCGGCGACAAGGCCGGCGCGAACGGCGCCGTCGCGCCGATGGTGCTGCCGAACGCGAACCTCGTGTTCACGCACAAGAAGCACCTCGACCGGAACATCCAGTGCGGGCAGTGCCACGGTCAGGTCGGCGAGCTCGAGCTCGCGACGCGGGATCAGCTCCCGCGCATGGCCGGCTGCTTCGCGTGCCACAACATGAGCGGCGCGGCGCAAGGCCAGGCGAAGGGCGCGTGCACGACGTGCCACACGGCGCGGAACGACGGCCGCATGCTCACGAGCTTCACGACGGGCAACCTCGTGCCGCCGCAGTGGATGCACAACGCGGCGCACACGCCGGACTTCATCGAGCGGCACAAGTCGGTCGCCGCGAACGACAGCGCCTTCTGCGGGAGCTGCCACACGGTCAACGAGTGCACCGACTGCCACGACGGCCGCGTCCGTCCCCGCAAGGTCCATCCGAACGACTGGCTCTCGATCCACGCTCAGTCCGCGCGTCAGGACAACCCGCGCTGCTCGAGCTGCCATCAGGCCCAGACGTTCTGCGGCGACTGCCACCGCCGCGTCGGCGTCGCGCGGGACACGGCGAGCGGCAACCGCCTCACGGGCCGCCGCTTCCACCCGCCCGCGGCCGAGTTCACCACGGCGCCGCGCGGACCGAACCACCACGCCTGGGAGGCGATGCGGAACTTGAACGCCTGTGTCTCCTGCCACACGGAGCGTGATTGTGCGACATGCCACGCGACGAAGGGCCTCTCGGGCGGGCACGGCGTGAACCCGCATCCGCTCGGTTTCCGCGACAAATGCGCCGTGGCGTTCGCGCGAAACCCTCGTCCTTGCCTGGTTTGCCACCAGTCGAGCGACCCGCTCGTGAGGGCGTGCCAATGA
- a CDS encoding HEAT repeat domain-containing protein, with translation MGIFDFLRSKGAKSAPPSGSAPAVDKKIAGPAKVVADKRAQTYDRLEAIQALVDLKTPEAAAALLKRFNFTIDPSITDAEEKDLAFRGIVAAGKDVVPAVIEFCTKAEALTWPLKVLGAVLDEDEYREELLDLLEGFDTEYARNVEPKIQIIQALEEIVHEDVRTAVERFFEDVNETVRFHAVQTTFAQAMPESVKPLIDMLVNEESVRVKNKAAEGLLVRGWAIPEDRRDAVADALGDTGGYTVGEGGKIVKRSLRFG, from the coding sequence GTGGGCATTTTCGACTTCCTCCGTAGCAAGGGCGCCAAGAGCGCGCCTCCGTCGGGCAGCGCGCCCGCCGTCGACAAGAAGATCGCCGGCCCCGCCAAGGTCGTCGCAGACAAACGCGCCCAGACCTACGACCGTCTGGAGGCCATTCAGGCCCTCGTCGACCTGAAGACGCCGGAGGCAGCCGCCGCGCTCCTCAAGCGCTTCAACTTCACGATCGATCCATCGATCACGGACGCGGAAGAAAAGGACCTGGCGTTCCGGGGCATCGTCGCCGCGGGCAAGGACGTGGTCCCCGCCGTCATCGAGTTCTGCACGAAGGCCGAGGCGCTGACGTGGCCGCTCAAGGTGCTCGGCGCCGTGCTCGACGAGGACGAGTATCGCGAGGAGCTGCTCGATCTGCTCGAGGGCTTCGACACGGAGTACGCGCGCAACGTCGAGCCCAAGATTCAGATCATCCAGGCGCTCGAGGAGATCGTGCACGAGGACGTGCGCACGGCCGTGGAGCGCTTCTTCGAGGACGTCAACGAGACCGTGCGCTTCCACGCGGTGCAGACGACGTTCGCGCAGGCGATGCCCGAGAGCGTCAAGCCGCTCATCGACATGCTCGTGAACGAGGAGTCGGTCCGCGTGAAGAACAAGGCCGCCGAGGGCCTCCTGGTGCGCGGATGGGCGATCCCCGAGGACCGTCGGGATGCCGTCGCGGACGCGCTCGGCGACACCGGCGGCTACACCGTCGGCGAAGGTGGCAAGATCGTGAAGCGCTCGCTCCGCTTCGGTTGA
- a CDS encoding outer membrane beta-barrel domain-containing protein codes for MNEVAQLDLYGRTGPIDAHVARTAEGMAMNQVRVGLLVAAALLAMPLTAAAQQQGQPKEINLDEEGAAPAEAPTEGEGAGTGEGEGEGEIPGGEGEGLGDICKIDPSACPSINMDEAAKRDINAEMYAVQQIYALRRFRFEITPYFGITMNDQFVAHPAPGLGLNFYITNVLAVGVNGNFYAGLNSPSNFNFQTSRAARVGVPITEYAWNANANFSYVPAYGKFAGFGDFIFHYDFYVLGGVGAIATRPIAVVDPDNRTFEFKPRLSFHVGGGLRIFFNRWFAVVAELSDYIFFDELENPGIATGVDANNNPRAQDPTTWTAPETSFTNNVQAQVGFSVFLPFSWEYRLPK; via the coding sequence TTGAATGAAGTCGCGCAGTTAGACTTGTACGGACGGACCGGACCGATCGATGCTCACGTCGCACGGACTGCGGAAGGGATGGCGATGAACCAGGTTCGCGTGGGGCTCCTCGTAGCGGCTGCGCTGCTGGCCATGCCGTTGACGGCGGCAGCGCAGCAGCAAGGACAACCGAAGGAGATCAACCTCGACGAGGAGGGAGCCGCGCCTGCTGAAGCCCCTACCGAGGGCGAGGGCGCCGGCACAGGCGAGGGTGAGGGCGAGGGTGAGATTCCCGGCGGCGAGGGTGAAGGACTAGGGGACATCTGCAAGATCGACCCCTCGGCCTGCCCGAGCATCAACATGGATGAGGCCGCGAAGCGGGACATCAACGCCGAGATGTACGCGGTGCAGCAGATCTACGCGCTGCGCCGGTTCCGCTTCGAGATCACGCCCTACTTCGGGATCACGATGAACGACCAGTTCGTCGCGCACCCCGCGCCCGGGCTCGGTCTCAACTTCTACATCACCAACGTGCTCGCGGTCGGGGTCAACGGCAACTTCTACGCCGGGTTGAACTCGCCTTCGAACTTCAACTTCCAGACGAGCCGCGCGGCGCGCGTCGGTGTTCCGATCACGGAGTACGCCTGGAACGCGAACGCGAACTTCTCGTACGTGCCTGCGTACGGCAAGTTCGCCGGGTTCGGCGACTTCATCTTCCACTACGACTTCTACGTGCTCGGCGGCGTGGGTGCGATCGCTACGCGCCCGATCGCCGTTGTCGACCCCGACAACCGCACGTTCGAGTTCAAGCCTCGGCTGTCGTTCCACGTCGGCGGTGGCCTCCGCATCTTCTTCAACCGCTGGTTCGCGGTGGTGGCGGAGCTCAGCGACTACATCTTCTTCGACGAGCTCGAGAACCCGGGTATCGCGACCGGCGTCGACGCCAACAACAATCCGAGAGCACAGGATCCGACGACCTGGACCGCGCCCGAGACGAGCTTCACCAACAACGTCCAGGCGCAGGTCGGGTTTTCGGTCTTCCTGCCGTTCAGCTGGGAATACCGGCTGCCCAAGTGA
- the ftsY gene encoding signal recognition particle-docking protein FtsY: MDPLYIVIIGLVVVALVAFFLTRKKPEAPKKLETPPEPKKLSEKKAPEREEPAKAAGKPGKEEPKQAAPAKAKPVEEAKEAKKEDKKAAEPASAVVEKQPEPAPDAKQPEAKQPEPAPVQAPTPAAEAAPKAGEAGAIKPIAAREPPAPSAPRKKDVEGLRRGLTKARESEGFFGRLKALFVGRSEVDPGLVDQIEEVLLTSDVGVKTTEALLEEIRTGIKEKKLVKDEHVWDALRRRARDLLGGSGGGIKFPARPTVVMFVGVNGAGKTTTIGKLATKLKAEGRTVVLAAGDTFRAAAVQQLVVWGKRVGCEVVSGKDGANPGAVIYDAIQKAAEIGADVVLADTAGRLHTKTNLMDELKKVARTIDKALPGAPHETLLVLDATNGQNALQQAAMFKEALPLSGIVLTKLDGTAKGGVVLGICAEHSLPVRYIGIGERPDELRDFNADEFVEALLGQADESTDAAA, from the coding sequence GTGGACCCCCTCTACATCGTCATCATTGGTCTCGTCGTGGTGGCGCTCGTCGCCTTCTTCCTCACGAGGAAGAAGCCGGAGGCGCCCAAGAAGCTCGAGACGCCGCCGGAGCCGAAGAAGCTTTCGGAGAAGAAGGCGCCCGAGCGCGAAGAGCCGGCCAAGGCCGCGGGGAAACCCGGGAAGGAGGAGCCGAAGCAGGCTGCTCCGGCAAAGGCCAAGCCGGTCGAAGAGGCCAAGGAGGCCAAGAAGGAGGACAAGAAGGCTGCCGAGCCTGCGTCGGCCGTCGTGGAGAAGCAGCCCGAGCCCGCGCCCGACGCGAAGCAGCCCGAGGCGAAGCAGCCCGAGCCTGCGCCGGTGCAAGCTCCCACGCCCGCGGCAGAGGCCGCGCCGAAGGCTGGGGAGGCGGGCGCGATCAAGCCGATCGCGGCGCGTGAACCTCCGGCGCCTTCGGCTCCGCGCAAGAAGGACGTCGAGGGTCTGCGCCGCGGCCTCACGAAGGCGCGCGAGAGCGAGGGCTTCTTCGGTCGCTTGAAGGCGCTCTTCGTCGGCCGCAGCGAGGTCGATCCCGGCCTCGTCGATCAGATCGAGGAGGTGCTCTTGACCTCCGACGTCGGCGTCAAGACGACCGAGGCGCTGCTCGAGGAGATCCGCACGGGCATCAAGGAGAAGAAGCTCGTCAAGGACGAGCACGTCTGGGATGCCTTGCGTCGTCGCGCGCGTGACCTGCTCGGTGGCAGCGGCGGTGGCATCAAGTTCCCCGCGCGCCCGACCGTGGTGATGTTCGTGGGCGTCAACGGCGCGGGCAAGACGACGACGATCGGCAAGCTCGCGACGAAGCTCAAGGCCGAGGGCCGCACGGTCGTGCTCGCCGCGGGTGACACGTTCCGCGCGGCGGCGGTGCAGCAGCTCGTCGTGTGGGGCAAGCGCGTCGGTTGCGAGGTCGTGAGCGGCAAGGATGGCGCGAACCCGGGCGCGGTCATCTACGACGCGATCCAGAAGGCTGCGGAGATCGGCGCGGACGTCGTGCTCGCAGACACCGCGGGTCGCTTGCACACGAAGACGAACCTGATGGACGAGCTCAAGAAGGTCGCGCGCACGATCGACAAGGCGCTGCCGGGAGCTCCGCACGAGACGCTGCTCGTGCTCGACGCGACGAACGGACAGAACGCGCTGCAACAGGCGGCGATGTTCAAGGAGGCGCTGCCGCTCTCGGGCATCGTGTTGACGAAGCTCGACGGCACGGCGAAGGGCGGCGTCGTGCTGGGCATCTGCGCGGAGCACTCGCTCCCGGTGCGCTACATCGGCATCGGCGAGCGTCCCGACGAGCTGCGCGACTTCAACGCCGACGAGTTTGTCGAAGCGCTGCTTGGTCAGGCCGACGAGTCAACGGACGCGGCGGCGTGA
- a CDS encoding carboxypeptidase regulatory-like domain-containing protein gives MSRSRGAQARASSRPLCALVALLVLLLSAPVAAQTRGSGGTIRIQVRGGAQISAAATVEPSGTIVRGELLDDAGAAVAGATLTLRAIAEGGAAVSLPTPSTCDATSRRSRRSVRLLGTDAYEVQTDDRGAFCVRAGAPLGQASITLRFDGDELRDPAESVVRLDTADAPLARTILRFEPAPDVIDLDRENVLLTASLRVDRAGSPRSGAARREGLAIKLEDERGTRIAEGQTGGDGRVRFEIPTASFPDPGSGELRLRFEGTTALAKATTTQPIVRRAEVRLELSHPVDTGDPEDGVGIDVDVTTSRGPVTGGVVEALRGKESVGAGAVQGGKAHVIASFALERAGVVPLTLRYVPAAPFYKAGANLNVDVNVKGPGIARQILIALVVLAVTAWIVIGWRRAPMPPKKDEDDEQHPVPSGRAGVEVVRASAGQGGYRGSVLDAHDGTPIAGAQLAVVAPAFQGDGVIARATADERGSFVLDVPYRSDARLVIEAKVHSRYEQTLPPPGVLRVALITRRRALLDRLVRWARRTGAPFDTQPEPTPGHVRRAAFRANNAEIESWARALEHAAYGPSVVDEGVEASLLNDEPKGGRKPGG, from the coding sequence ATGTCCCGCAGCCGAGGTGCCCAGGCGAGAGCCTCGTCGCGCCCGCTGTGCGCGCTCGTCGCCTTGCTCGTCCTCCTCCTCTCGGCGCCCGTCGCGGCGCAGACACGAGGATCCGGGGGCACGATCCGGATCCAGGTGCGAGGCGGCGCGCAGATCAGCGCCGCCGCGACCGTCGAGCCGTCCGGTACGATCGTGCGCGGCGAGCTGCTCGACGACGCAGGGGCCGCCGTGGCAGGCGCGACGCTCACGCTCCGTGCGATCGCAGAGGGCGGAGCCGCCGTCAGCCTGCCGACGCCCTCGACGTGTGACGCGACGTCGCGGCGGTCGCGGCGGTCCGTTCGGCTCTTGGGCACGGACGCGTACGAAGTGCAGACCGACGACCGCGGCGCGTTCTGCGTGCGCGCCGGCGCGCCGCTCGGGCAGGCCTCGATCACGCTCCGCTTCGACGGCGACGAGCTCAGGGATCCAGCCGAGAGCGTGGTCCGACTCGATACGGCAGACGCTCCGCTCGCGCGCACGATCCTCCGCTTCGAGCCCGCGCCCGACGTGATCGATCTCGATCGCGAGAACGTCCTGCTCACGGCGTCGCTGCGCGTCGATCGCGCCGGGTCGCCTCGATCCGGCGCCGCGCGGCGCGAGGGGCTCGCGATCAAGCTCGAGGACGAGCGCGGCACGCGCATCGCAGAGGGGCAGACCGGCGGCGACGGGCGCGTGCGCTTCGAGATCCCGACCGCGTCGTTCCCCGACCCTGGATCGGGCGAGCTGCGCTTGCGCTTCGAGGGTACGACGGCGCTCGCGAAGGCGACCACGACGCAGCCGATCGTGCGGCGCGCGGAGGTGCGGCTCGAGCTCTCTCATCCCGTCGACACGGGTGATCCCGAGGATGGCGTCGGCATCGACGTGGATGTCACGACGTCGCGAGGTCCGGTGACGGGCGGCGTGGTCGAAGCGCTCCGCGGGAAGGAGAGCGTGGGCGCGGGGGCGGTGCAAGGCGGCAAGGCGCACGTCATCGCTTCGTTCGCGCTCGAGCGCGCCGGCGTCGTACCACTCACGCTGCGCTACGTGCCGGCCGCGCCCTTCTACAAGGCCGGGGCGAACCTGAATGTCGACGTGAACGTCAAGGGGCCGGGCATCGCGCGACAGATCCTGATCGCGCTCGTGGTGCTGGCGGTGACGGCGTGGATCGTCATCGGCTGGCGCCGCGCGCCGATGCCTCCGAAGAAGGACGAGGACGACGAACAGCATCCCGTGCCCTCGGGGCGCGCTGGTGTCGAGGTCGTGCGAGCGTCGGCCGGGCAGGGTGGTTACCGTGGCTCGGTGCTCGACGCGCATGATGGAACTCCGATCGCCGGCGCGCAGCTCGCCGTGGTGGCGCCCGCGTTCCAAGGTGACGGTGTCATCGCGCGCGCGACGGCCGACGAGCGCGGCAGCTTCGTGCTGGATGTGCCCTACCGCAGCGATGCGCGTCTCGTGATCGAGGCGAAGGTGCACAGCAGATACGAGCAGACGCTCCCCCCGCCGGGGGTGCTGCGCGTTGCCCTGATCACCCGCCGCCGAGCGTTGCTCGATCGGCTCGTGCGATGGGCGCGACGCACCGGAGCGCCTTTCGACACGCAACCCGAGCCGACGCCCGGACACGTCCGGCGGGCCGCTTTCCGCGCGAACAACGCGGAGATCGAGTCCTGGGCGAGGGCCCTCGAGCACGCCGCTTACGGCCCCTCCGTCGTCGACGAGGGGGTCGAAGCGTCGCTCCTCAACGACGAACCCAAGGGCGGCCGAAAGCCGGGAGGATGA
- a CDS encoding HEAT repeat domain-containing protein, with amino-acid sequence MRKSVPVVAALSLFVLTPEVVRADPRTGYLVQQLKTSDDFRVRTQAALALGASGDDAAVKPLCDALADGNESVKVAAAAALGKLGKPAGLPCLQAALKKEKGGSTKTQMQKSIDTLKSGGVSAPPPPGPDAKYYVAIEISNKTKRPAAEVEAIVRSAMQSKLLGKAGYAVAPKGEKPAQGGKVVNSKKLKGFYLIASVEPPVYENGNLTQIVRVSMWTYPGKALQGEFSPKLTQSDTPKTDVQSENVLMKMCVENAIDSFAKVVASM; translated from the coding sequence ATGCGAAAGAGCGTCCCCGTCGTCGCGGCCCTCTCGTTGTTCGTGCTCACCCCCGAGGTCGTGCGAGCCGATCCTCGCACCGGTTATCTCGTCCAGCAGCTCAAGACGAGCGACGACTTCCGCGTGCGGACGCAGGCAGCGCTCGCGCTCGGCGCTTCGGGGGACGACGCCGCCGTCAAGCCTCTCTGCGACGCGCTCGCGGACGGCAACGAGTCGGTGAAGGTCGCCGCGGCGGCCGCGCTCGGCAAGCTCGGCAAGCCCGCGGGCCTGCCGTGCCTGCAGGCGGCGCTCAAGAAGGAGAAGGGCGGCTCCACGAAGACGCAGATGCAGAAGTCGATCGACACGCTGAAGAGCGGCGGCGTGTCTGCACCTCCACCGCCCGGCCCCGACGCGAAGTACTACGTGGCGATCGAGATCTCGAACAAGACGAAGCGACCCGCGGCCGAGGTCGAGGCGATCGTGCGCTCGGCGATGCAGTCGAAGCTCCTCGGCAAGGCCGGTTATGCCGTCGCGCCGAAGGGCGAGAAGCCTGCACAAGGCGGCAAGGTCGTCAACTCGAAAAAGCTGAAGGGTTTTTATCTCATCGCCAGCGTCGAGCCGCCGGTCTACGAGAACGGGAACCTCACGCAGATCGTGCGCGTGAGTATGTGGACGTACCCGGGCAAGGCGCTGCAAGGCGAGTTTTCGCCGAAGCTCACGCAATCCGACACGCCCAAGACCGACGTGCAGAGCGAGAACGTGCTCATGAAGATGTGCGTGGAGAACGCCATCGACAGCTTTGCGAAGGTCGTCGCGTCGATGTGA
- a CDS encoding HAMP domain-containing protein → MSEASGSVNTPSATSGREQRRIRNFLLDKRFQLKYAGYLAAIALVVSALLGVVLWWTSNKLIDQSRQAVVQQKALVTQGQETVKRGQLALAERKKNDELVKMNIAKAYEDSPELAKQFSKDAESDGAKLKEEQASLEKDADSLKQQAAELERQAAAVETQQRNLIVGLVLALGLLVACIWIAGIVVTHKIAGPVFKMKRMFSRVGEGHLALHERLRKGDEMQDFFESFDQMLGNLRAQKQREIAQIDEVITRMEADASSDGVATLKKLRAEMQAQVDG, encoded by the coding sequence ATGAGCGAGGCTTCTGGCTCCGTCAACACGCCCTCCGCCACGAGCGGCCGCGAGCAGCGCCGCATCCGTAACTTCCTCCTCGACAAGCGCTTCCAGCTCAAATACGCGGGGTACCTCGCGGCGATCGCGCTCGTCGTTTCTGCTCTCCTCGGCGTGGTCCTCTGGTGGACGAGCAACAAGCTGATCGATCAGAGCCGGCAGGCCGTCGTGCAGCAAAAGGCGCTCGTCACGCAAGGACAGGAGACCGTCAAGCGCGGCCAGCTCGCGCTCGCCGAGCGGAAGAAGAACGACGAGCTCGTCAAGATGAACATCGCGAAGGCGTACGAGGACTCGCCCGAGCTCGCGAAGCAGTTCAGCAAGGACGCGGAGAGCGACGGGGCGAAGCTCAAGGAAGAACAAGCGAGCCTCGAGAAGGACGCCGACTCCTTGAAGCAGCAGGCCGCCGAGCTCGAGCGTCAGGCCGCCGCGGTGGAGACCCAGCAGCGCAACCTGATCGTCGGCCTCGTGCTCGCGCTCGGCTTGCTCGTCGCGTGCATCTGGATCGCGGGCATCGTCGTCACGCACAAGATCGCGGGCCCCGTCTTCAAGATGAAGCGCATGTTCAGTCGCGTCGGCGAGGGACACCTCGCCCTGCACGAGCGCCTGCGCAAGGGCGACGAGATGCAGGACTTCTTCGAGTCGTTCGATCAGATGCTCGGCAACCTGCGCGCGCAGAAGCAGCGCGAGATCGCGCAGATCGACGAAGTGATCACGCGCATGGAGGCGGACGCTTCGAGCGACGGCGTGGCGACGTTGAAGAAGCTGCGCGCCGAGATGCAGGCCCAGGTCGACGGCTGA
- a CDS encoding YraN family protein, which produces MTRPPRLPRPPPASSSARSPSPHVRALPPRDARHRAGARAEDAAADHFVRMGNTILGRNVRVGRAEIDLLVRDGAVIVVVEVRTRGPRSYQRALDSIDARKRARLRLAGQRLWISKFARDEAIERMRFDAVAVVFTPEGEPLVEHIKAAF; this is translated from the coding sequence GTGACGCGTCCTCCTCGTCTCCCTCGCCCCCCGCCCGCCTCTTCCTCGGCGCGCTCTCCTTCACCTCACGTCCGAGCTCTCCCCCCGCGTGATGCGCGCCATCGCGCAGGTGCGCGCGCCGAGGACGCAGCCGCCGATCATTTCGTTCGCATGGGCAACACGATCCTCGGCCGCAACGTGCGCGTGGGTCGCGCCGAGATCGATCTGCTCGTCCGCGACGGCGCCGTGATCGTGGTCGTCGAGGTGCGCACGCGTGGCCCTCGGAGTTATCAGCGCGCGCTCGACAGCATCGACGCACGGAAACGCGCGCGCTTGCGCCTCGCTGGACAGCGGCTCTGGATCTCGAAGTTCGCGCGCGACGAGGCGATCGAGCGCATGCGCTTCGACGCTGTTGCCGTCGTGTTCACGCCCGAAGGCGAGCCGCTCGTCGAGCACATCAAGGCAGCGTTCTGA